In one Zymoseptoria tritici IPO323 chromosome 10, whole genome shotgun sequence genomic region, the following are encoded:
- the CYP-55 gene encoding putative P450 monooxygenase (P450 potentially involved in the biosynthesis of a polyketide), with product MDQSSSVPDQIFLRPHQENIYTLLNSSHYTWTILALTTLLTALTSYTIYQLHFHPLASHPGPLLGRLTQLYDLYHAYIGDKHILFHHLHQKYGPIVRFSPNSLSINDPAALKTIYSHGANVQKSVFYKCFRAAPQAISTLLATEKQHHARKRRIMGQAFSEAALRGFEAFVVGHVEDLVGRIGEVVGSSSSSSRGQEGEKWSAPLDMANWCNWLVFDIMGDLVFGRSFGTLGEKPENRRGIFLLGRAARRNYTIAAMPMLLYTGLEKVLPILRGLYLDRCQYLAFGKKQVMERTKEGAGSAEPARRDIFSFLLHAKDPEEGEGMPMPELWMEGNTLIVAGSDTTSTTLAAALHYLLHNPHTLHRLESEILSTFSSPSEIAMGPKLQSCTYLRAVLDETLRMTPAVGGLLPREVLPDGLSIPSLDLHLPAGVDVGVPIYAIHHHKDYVVDPFVFDPERWIREDHAQDREKLMSVFNPFSIGHRGCLGKPLVYMELGIAVARLVWEFEMRLSEVQRVSGFVERDVRRGRRVEGEYHLLDWFMSRNEGPRVEFRRRER from the exons ATGGACCAGTCATCGAGCGTCCCAGACCAGATCTTCCTCCGGCCTCATCAAGAGAATATATACACCCTCCTGAACTCCTCCCACTACACCTGGACCATCCTAgccctcaccaccctcctaACCGCCCTCACCTCCTACACCATCTACCAACTCCACTTCCACCCCCTCGCCTCCCACCCCGGCCCCCTCCTCGGCCGTCTAACCCAACTCTACGACCTCTACCACGCCTACATCGGCGACAAAcacatcctcttccaccacttACACCAGAAATACGGTCCCATCGTGCGTTTCTCCCCcaactccctctccatcaatGATCCAGCTGCTTTGAAGACAATCTACTCCCACGGCGCAAACGTGCAGAAGTCCGTCTTTTACAAATGTTTCCGCGCGGCGCCACAAGCTATCAGTACCCTTCTCGCGACGGAGAAACAGCACCATGCGAGGAAACGGAGGATTATGGGCCAGGCGTTTTCGGAGGCCGCGTTGAGGGGGTTTGAAGCGTTTGTGGTGGGGCATGTGGAGGATTTGGTGGGGAGGATTGGGGAGGTTGTGgggtcttcttcttcttcttcgagggGACAGGAGGGAGAGAAGTGGAGTGCGCCGTTGGACATGGCGAATTGGTGTAATTGGCTTGTATTTGACATCATGGGTGATTTAGTGTTTGGTCGTTCATTCGGCACGCTGGGAGAGAAACCTGAGAATCGAAGGGGGATTTTCTTGCTGGGGagagcggcgaggaggaattACACGATTGCTGCGATGCCGATGTTGTTGTATACGGGTTTGGAGAAGGTGTTGCCGATTTTGCGGGGACTATATCTGGATCGATGTCAGTATTTGGCGTTTGGGAAGAAGCAGGTTATGGAACGGACGAAGGAGGGCGCTGGTTCGGCGGAGCCGGCGAGACGGGATATTTTCTCGTTTTTGTTGCATGCGAAGGATccggaggagggggaggggatGCCTATGCCGGAATTGTGGATGGAGGGTAATACCCTCATCGTTGCTGGGTCGGATACTACCTCTAC aaccctcgccgccgccctccaCTACCTCCTCCACAACCCCCACACCCTCCACCGTCTCGAATCCGAAATCCTCagcaccttctcctccccctccgAAATCGCCATGGGTCCCAAACTCCAATCCTGCACCTACCTCCGCGCCGTTCTCGACGAAACCCTACGCATGACACCCGCGGTAGGCGGCCTTCTCCCGCGAGAAGTCCTACCCGACGGTCTTTCCATCCCCTCCCTCGATCTGCACCTCCCAGCCGGCGTCGACGTGGGTGTTCCGATCTACGCTATCCATCATCACAAAGACTACGTCGTTGACCCGTTCGTTTTTGATCCGGAGAGGTGGATTAGGGAGGATCATGCTCAGGATCGGGAGAAGTTGATGAGCGTGTTTAATCCGTTTTCGATTGGGCATCGAGGGTGTTTGGGGAAACCGTTGGTGTATATGGAGTTGGGGATTGCGGTTGCGAGGTTGGTGTGGGAGTTTGAGATGAGGTTGAGTGAGGTGCAGCGAGTGAGTGGGTTTGTTGAGAGGGATGtgaggaggggaaggagggtggagggggaGTATCATTTGTTGGATTGGTTTATGAGTCGGAATGAGGGACCGCGGGTGGAGTTTCGGAGGAGGGAGCGGTGA